GATCGGTTTCGTAATACCACCGATTGCAAAACTCATATGGATATCTTTCTCTTCCATAATCGGACGAAGCATTGTATTGACTGCCAAAGAAGCACCACCGGCACCTGTCTGAAAAGAAAATCCATCTTTAAAATAGGGAGATTCTGCAATTAACTGTGTGCAATAATGAGCCATATTTAACTCTCGCACATCTTTTGTCATACGCACTGCATTGCTAACAATCTTATTCGGGTCACCAATACAATCCACTTTGCAAACATAATCTACATCTGTCATAGAAATGCTAGCCGGATAATTTGGGAACGGCACCATACAATCCGTAATGACCACAACACGGTCTGCATATTTTGCATCTACCATCGCATAAGACAAAACGCCGCAATCGCTTTTTCCTCCAACGCCGCGTGCATTGCCATATTCATCCGAAGTAGGAGCACCAATAAAGGCAATATCGATATGGACGTCGCCCTCTTCGATCGCTCTCACACGGCCTCCATGAGACCGGATGATGGCCGGATTTTTGAGCTTTCCGTGAGAAATTGCTTCACCGATTTTACCGCGGACACCAGAAGTCTGGATTCCAGTGACAACGCCCTTTTCAATCAGATCTGCGACCGGATCATGAGCAGCCCCGAGAGAACTTGCACAGATGGTAATATCTTTTACTCCCATCTTTGCAACTTCTTCCATTACCATGTTGACAATTTTGTCTCCATCGCGAAAATGATGGTGAAAGGAAAGTACCATTCCATCATGAATCTTACACTTTACAAGTGCTTCATGAATGCTGGAAACCATCTTGGAGCGAGTCGGGTCAATATAATTATGTACACAGGGGCCAGCTTTTTGATAGGTATCTTCGCTGCGGGCAAAGGAGCCGGAAAATACTTTCTTTCCATATTGTTTCAAAAGCTCGTCAGGAATTTCTCTGCCAACTTGATTCTTCATTTTACAGTTCCCCCTCATACACACCTGCGGCCTTTGCCAAAGACAGGGTCCGCTTTGAGCCATCGTAGAATGCGATATCGATCATCTTTCCATCGACTGTAAAAACGCCAATTCCTTTTGCACGTTTTTCTTCGATCTCACGTACGACTTTTTCTGCAAAGATAATTTCTTTTTCGGACGGTGTGAAAATCCGATGCACAGTTTCTATCTGACGCGGATTAATAATGGACTTTCCGTCAAATCCCATCTGCTTAATCATGAGGACTTCTTTTTCAAATCCTTCCATATCGTCAAGATTTGTAAAGACAGTATCAAAGCACTGCTTACCAGCTGCACGTGCTGCAATAATCATGTTTTGACGTGCACCGGCAAATTCTACTCCGGTTCCAGTAATAACCGTCTGCAGATCCTTGCTGTAATCTCCTCCGGAAAGGGCAATGCCAAACAAACGCTCACTGGATGTACAAATTTCATAGGCATTTCTGACACCCTTTGCGGATTCCAGTGCAGCCATCAACAAAGTGTGCCCTACCGGAACTTCAAATTCCTTTTCCGCAGCTTCTACAGCCGCTTCAACACGATGGACATCCTCTGCTGTCTCTGTTTTGGAAATACGAATGACATCCGCTCCGCCTGCAACACAAACGCGAACATCTTCCTGCCAATGTGGGGTCTCCAATCCATTAATCCGGACAACTCTTTCTACTCCACGGTAATCAATTTCTTGTAGCGCATGATAAAGAGAATACCGAGCAGCGTCTTTCTGATTTTCAGCTACTGCATCTTCG
This genomic window from Caproicibacterium sp. BJN0003 contains:
- the citF gene encoding citrate lyase subunit alpha, which encodes MKNQVGREIPDELLKQYGKKVFSGSFARSEDTYQKAGPCVHNYIDPTRSKMVSSIHEALVKCKIHDGMVLSFHHHFRDGDKIVNMVMEEVAKMGVKDITICASSLGAAHDPVADLIEKGVVTGIQTSGVRGKIGEAISHGKLKNPAIIRSHGGRVRAIEEGDVHIDIAFIGAPTSDEYGNARGVGGKSDCGVLSYAMVDAKYADRVVVITDCMVPFPNYPASISMTDVDYVCKVDCIGDPNKIVSNAVRMTKDVRELNMAHYCTQLIAESPYFKDGFSFQTGAGGASLAVNTMLRPIMEEKDIHMSFAIGGITKPICDLLEAGLVRNIVDAQDFDLGSIESFKNDANHYEISTSAYADPMNKGAFVNRLDFVILGALEVDVNFNVNVVTGSNGILRGAPGGHPDTAAGSKCSIIVAPLIRGRIPTVCDQVVTVVTPGEDVDIVVTDYGIAINPKRQDLIAAYKDSHLPFCTIEELRDKAYSIVGTPEQVQFKDKVVGILEARDGSILDVVREVKPFEFED
- a CDS encoding aldolase/citrate lyase family protein, producing MRNPNLKRLRRTMMFLNCQKPGLIKDPYIYKPDSIMLDLEDAVAENQKDAARYSLYHALQEIDYRGVERVVRINGLETPHWQEDVRVCVAGGADVIRISKTETAEDVHRVEAAVEAAEKEFEVPVGHTLLMAALESAKGVRNAYEICTSSERLFGIALSGGDYSKDLQTVITGTGVEFAGARQNMIIAARAAGKQCFDTVFTNLDDMEGFEKEVLMIKQMGFDGKSIINPRQIETVHRIFTPSEKEIIFAEKVVREIEEKRAKGIGVFTVDGKMIDIAFYDGSKRTLSLAKAAGVYEGEL